Proteins from a genomic interval of Haliaeetus albicilla chromosome 13, bHalAlb1.1, whole genome shotgun sequence:
- the SRF gene encoding serum response factor isoform X1, which produces MLPSQAGAGNGAAAAAAAALARGSGLGRSPVPQRGANGGGVVAAAGPPGGRLEREALYSGSEGDSESAEEEELGGERRGVKRGLAEAAAAGPAAGAAAAAAAYSGGGGGGGGGGGGGGGGAVSGAKPGKKTRGRVKIKMEFIDNKLRRYTTFSKRKTGIMKKAYELSTLTGTQVLLLVASETGHVYTFATRKLQPMITSETGKALIQTCLNSPDSPPRSDPTTDQRMSATGFEETDLTYQVSESDSSGETKDALKPAFTVTNLPGTTSTIQTAPTTSTSMQVSSGPSFPITNYLAPVSASISPNAVTSANGTVLKTTGASAVTSGGLMPIPTGFTLMSGASLSPGTPTIPLAQLQPHSLAFSSQQGQVLTGTAGQLQQAQQTVFRFPARAGGQIVSLTGGTMAQQVPVQAIQVHQAPQQTSPSSDSSTDLTQTSSSGTVTLPATIMTSSVPTTVGGHMMYPSPHAVMYAPTSGLADGGLAVLNAFSQAPSAMQVSHGQVQDQGGVPQVFLTAPSGTVQIPVSAVQLHQMAVIGQQSSSGSSLTELQVVNLDTSHSAKSD; this is translated from the exons ATGTTACCGAGCCAAGCCGGGGCCGGGaacggcgccgccgccgccgctgccgccgcgcTGGCCCGCGGCTCGGGTTTGGGCCGGTCCCCGGTGCCACAGCGCGGGGCGAACGGTGGTGgggtggtggcggcggcggggccgcccgggGGTCGGCTGGAGCGGGAAGCGTTGTACAGCGGCAGCGAGGGAGACTCGGAGTCggccgaggaggaggagctgggcgGCGAGAGGCGCGGCGTGAAGCGTGGCCTGgccgaagcggcggcggcggggcccgcggcgggagcggcggcggcggcggccgcttatagcggcggcggcggaggcggtggaggaggaggcggcggtgGGGGTGGCGGGGCGGTGAGCGGCGCCAAACCCGGTAAGAAGACGCGGGGCCGGGTGAAGATCAAGATGGAGTTCATCGACAACAAGCTGCGGCGTTACACCACCTTTAGCAAAAGGAAAACCGGCATCATGAAGAAG GCCTACGAGCTCTCCACGCTGACCGGCACTCaagtcctgctgctggtggccaGCGAGACGGGCCACGTGTACACGTTTGCCACGcggaagctgcagcccatgaTCACCAGCGAGACGGGGAAGGCGTTGATCCAGACGTGCCTCAACTCCCCGGACTCGCCCCCGCGCTCGGACCCGACCACCGACCAGCGCATGAGTGCCACGGGCTTTGAGGAGACGGACCTCACCTACCAGGTGTCCGAGTCGGACAGCAGCGGGGAGACCAAG gacGCCCTGAAACCAGCGTTCACGGTCACCAACCTGCCGGGGACGACGTCTACCATCCAGACAGCCCCCACCACCTCGACCTCCATGCAGGTCAGCAGCGGCCCGTCATTCCCCATCACGAATTACCTGGCGCCAGTGTCTGCCAGCATCAGCCCCAATGCCGTCACCAGTGCCAACGGGACAGTGCTGAAGACTACTGGAGCCAGTGCAGTGACATCTGGGGGCCTCATGCCGATACCCACTGGCTTCACCCTCATGTCAG GTGCTTCCCTTTCTCCGGGGACCCCTACCATTCCTCTCGCTCAGTTACAGCCGCACTCCCTGGCTTTTTCCAGCCAGCAGGGCCAGGTGCTCACGGGTACGGCTGGacagctgcagcaggcacaACAGACAGTCTTCCGCTTCCCTGCCAGAGCTGGAGGGCAGATTGTGTCGCTGACAG gTGGTACCATGGCTCAGCAGGTCCCAGTCCAGGCGATCCAGGTGCACCAGGCACCGCAGCAAACGTCTCCCTCCAGTGACAGCAGCACTGACCTTACCCAGACCTCTTCCAGTGGAACAG TGACCCTCCCGGCAACCATCATGACGTCGTCTGTGCCAACCACTGTGGGTGGCCACATGATGTACCCCAGCCCACATGCGGTGATGTACGCACCCACATCTGGCCTTGCGGACGGTGGACTTGCGGTCCTCAACGCTTTCTCACAGGCGCCCTCAGCGATGCAGGTGTCCCACGGCCAGGTCCAGGATCAGG GTGGTGTCCCCCAAGTGTTCCTGACAGCCCCATCAGGCACCGTTCAGATCCCAGTCTCGGCTGTCCAGCTTCACCAG ATGGCTGTCATcgggcagcagagcagcagtggcagcagcctgACGGAGCTGCAGGTGGTCAACTTGGACACCTCGCACAGCGCCAAGAGTGACTGA
- the SRF gene encoding serum response factor isoform X2 produces the protein MLPSQAGAGNGAAAAAAAALARGSGLGRSPVPQRGANGGGVVAAAGPPGGRLEREALYSGSEGDSESAEEEELGGERRGVKRGLAEAAAAGPAAGAAAAAAAYSGGGGGGGGGGGGGGGGAVSGAKPGKKTRGRVKIKMEFIDNKLRRYTTFSKRKTGIMKKAYELSTLTGTQVLLLVASETGHVYTFATRKLQPMITSETGKALIQTCLNSPDSPPRSDPTTDQRMSATGFEETDLTYQVSESDSSGETKDALKPAFTVTNLPGTTSTIQTAPTTSTSMQVSSGPSFPITNYLAPVSASISPNAVTSANGTVLKTTGASAVTSGGLMPIPTGFTLMSGGTMAQQVPVQAIQVHQAPQQTSPSSDSSTDLTQTSSSGTVTLPATIMTSSVPTTVGGHMMYPSPHAVMYAPTSGLADGGLAVLNAFSQAPSAMQVSHGQVQDQGGVPQVFLTAPSGTVQIPVSAVQLHQMAVIGQQSSSGSSLTELQVVNLDTSHSAKSD, from the exons ATGTTACCGAGCCAAGCCGGGGCCGGGaacggcgccgccgccgccgctgccgccgcgcTGGCCCGCGGCTCGGGTTTGGGCCGGTCCCCGGTGCCACAGCGCGGGGCGAACGGTGGTGgggtggtggcggcggcggggccgcccgggGGTCGGCTGGAGCGGGAAGCGTTGTACAGCGGCAGCGAGGGAGACTCGGAGTCggccgaggaggaggagctgggcgGCGAGAGGCGCGGCGTGAAGCGTGGCCTGgccgaagcggcggcggcggggcccgcggcgggagcggcggcggcggcggccgcttatagcggcggcggcggaggcggtggaggaggaggcggcggtgGGGGTGGCGGGGCGGTGAGCGGCGCCAAACCCGGTAAGAAGACGCGGGGCCGGGTGAAGATCAAGATGGAGTTCATCGACAACAAGCTGCGGCGTTACACCACCTTTAGCAAAAGGAAAACCGGCATCATGAAGAAG GCCTACGAGCTCTCCACGCTGACCGGCACTCaagtcctgctgctggtggccaGCGAGACGGGCCACGTGTACACGTTTGCCACGcggaagctgcagcccatgaTCACCAGCGAGACGGGGAAGGCGTTGATCCAGACGTGCCTCAACTCCCCGGACTCGCCCCCGCGCTCGGACCCGACCACCGACCAGCGCATGAGTGCCACGGGCTTTGAGGAGACGGACCTCACCTACCAGGTGTCCGAGTCGGACAGCAGCGGGGAGACCAAG gacGCCCTGAAACCAGCGTTCACGGTCACCAACCTGCCGGGGACGACGTCTACCATCCAGACAGCCCCCACCACCTCGACCTCCATGCAGGTCAGCAGCGGCCCGTCATTCCCCATCACGAATTACCTGGCGCCAGTGTCTGCCAGCATCAGCCCCAATGCCGTCACCAGTGCCAACGGGACAGTGCTGAAGACTACTGGAGCCAGTGCAGTGACATCTGGGGGCCTCATGCCGATACCCACTGGCTTCACCCTCATGTCAG gTGGTACCATGGCTCAGCAGGTCCCAGTCCAGGCGATCCAGGTGCACCAGGCACCGCAGCAAACGTCTCCCTCCAGTGACAGCAGCACTGACCTTACCCAGACCTCTTCCAGTGGAACAG TGACCCTCCCGGCAACCATCATGACGTCGTCTGTGCCAACCACTGTGGGTGGCCACATGATGTACCCCAGCCCACATGCGGTGATGTACGCACCCACATCTGGCCTTGCGGACGGTGGACTTGCGGTCCTCAACGCTTTCTCACAGGCGCCCTCAGCGATGCAGGTGTCCCACGGCCAGGTCCAGGATCAGG GTGGTGTCCCCCAAGTGTTCCTGACAGCCCCATCAGGCACCGTTCAGATCCCAGTCTCGGCTGTCCAGCTTCACCAG ATGGCTGTCATcgggcagcagagcagcagtggcagcagcctgACGGAGCTGCAGGTGGTCAACTTGGACACCTCGCACAGCGCCAAGAGTGACTGA